The Ruminococcaceae bacterium R-25 genomic interval CCCTGCAAACAGACAGTTCTATCTTGTCGAGAACGGCAAGAAGATCTTCTGGTCGGGTGATGCTGTTGCAGAAGGCCTCGAAAAGATCCGCACAGTACATTCACAGAACAGAACAACTATAAGCTATGAGCTTTCCTGCGGTCTTAAGATCAAGAGAACTATCTTCATCGTTCCCCAGAGAGAAGGCATGCCGGTAGCTTCCGAAGCACAGCTCATCGATATCGAGAATACGACATCTGAAGACAAGGATCTGAGGATCGTCTGCACAGGTATGTTCGGTACAAAGCAGACACATGCTCTTTCCGAAGACGTTATCTTCACAACAGTTGTCGGAGAGTCACAGGTATTCTTCGATGAGAATAATGATATCCGTGCGGTATCTGCAGATCCCAACCCGAAGTGGACAAAGGGCGATATCAGATTCAACGAGACAGTAGTCCATACTGCAGACGGAGATTTCTTCCCGGATCAGTACAGCGTAAGATATGCTGATTTCGTAGGTTCAGGAAGCCTTTCAAATCCTGAATTCATTTATCCTCTCGCATCCAGACCTTCCAGAAAGGGACCGGGATTCTTCGCTACATCCACACCTTTCACGGTCAAGGCAAACGGCACTGTCCGCGTTGATAGCGTTACATGCCTTTCTTCTGACTGCGTAAACGAGAACTTCGTAGTCGACAAGACACCTGCTGAAGAAGCAGAGGCAGTAGCTAACTACATCAAGGATCCCGCTAACCTCGCTAAGGATCTCCAGGATGTTATCGACTTCACAGGCAAGTATGCGGGCTACATGAAGATCGAGCACGAGGACCAGAACTTCGAAGCTTATGTAAATAACAACCTTCCTTTCCAGGTCTTCTACCAGACATTCGTATCCAGATCTTTGGACTGGACACAGAAGGGTTACCGTGAGATCGGCTTCAGAGAGATCCAGGACATCTTCGCTTCCATGTACTATTTCGCAGGCATGGGCAATACGGAATTCGTTAAGAAGATGCTCGCAGGATGGATCGAAAACGTTTACGAAGACGGTTACACAAACCACAACTTCTACTGGATCGGAAAAGAACCCGGCTGGTGGTCAGATGACGGCCTCTGGCTCCTGCAGGCATTAGACAGATATCTCGGCCTTACAGACGATTATGCATTCCTCGAAGAGGAGTTCGTAATGGCAGGCACCAAGGAAAAGAAGACTGATGCAGGCGTTAAGAGAAAGCTCAAGGATACGATCAAGGCTATCCTCATGTACAGCGGCAGGATCTCTTTGGGCAAGCACGGCATCCCGCTCATCGACAGAGCTGACTGGAACGACTGCTTGAGAGTCGATCCTGACTGTATCTCCGGTAAGGATAAGGTAGCTGAATACAAAGAGCAGATCGCTGCTGCAGGCAAGGCATACGGCGAAGTTCCTTACGATTCAGAGTTCTCCGAATCCGTAATGAACGGCTTCCTTCTTAAGGTTGCATTGGATGCTGCACAGACAATGTTCAGAAAGATCGGCGACCCTGCAGCTGATGATATGAAGCAGCTCTCAGACAAGCTCGCTGAAAATCTCAGAAAGTTCTGCTGGAAGGATGACTTCTACTGCAGAGTCCTCTTCAACAGAAAGGACAGAACAGACATCTCTTATCTCGGTGCAAAGGGCGACGGCCTTGCTGTAGAAGCAGGACATCCCGGTACATACTTCCTCAACAGCTTCTCCTGGTCACTCCTGGCCGGCGTTGCTTCCGAGGAAGAGATCAACACGATGCTCGATTCACTCGACAAGTACCTGAAGACACCTTACGGCTTCAGACTTTGTTCCACAGTAGATTATCCGAGGATCGCACCTAAGATCGACGTAGCACTCTACTATCCCGGTGACCGTGAGAACGGCGGTGTATTCAAGCACGCAAACATGATGGCATGCTCTGCTATGCTCGGCGCCGCAAAGACAGTTAAGGATGAGTCACTTGCTTCAAGACTTGCTGATACAGCTTACTGGATCATTGATAAGATCTTACCTTTCAATACATTGAAGTCACCTTTCGTTACATGCGGTAACCCCAGATGGTGCACACAGTACAACAACAGCCAGACAGGCGAGAACATCGGACCTACATTGTCCGGTACTTCCACATGGCTCCTTCTCTCACTCTTCCAGTGCTTCGGCGTTGAGTTTACGAGCGAGGGATTAAGAGTTGAACCTATCCTCAGACAGACTGACAGAAAGCTTGATGTTAAGGTTTCCGTCTGCGGAACAACTTACGATATCCATATCACTAAGCCTGAGGGCTTTATCCGTGCACAGGACGGCATAAAGGTATCCCTTGACGGCGCTGCAGTAGAGGGCACACTCCTTCCTGTTGCAACAGACGGCAAGACACATCAGGTTGAAATCAGCTTCTAAGTGGATTAACCGGAGGTAATAGAAAAATGCCTTTTTCGAGCGTCTTTT includes:
- a CDS encoding glycosyl hydrolase family 36, whose protein sequence is MGYIGEKARGERLPAKELLLDKFGDTIVAGGVSAQYVRFGKNPVVIGISGLKFDSMAVNILASDDVVFEQFTAMINNGYSILIVRNEDDFRAFTEKDGNLAEAKFSEAVLNRCAELIKSTDAWGGKLATNGELAFDPSTPSPGPHYYTNMLIGNRIDFDFPLQSTPKSTVDSLGGGSFRSHADTQVLATRWDYLPEENGFPANRQFYLVENGKKIFWSGDAVAEGLEKIRTVHSQNRTTISYELSCGLKIKRTIFIVPQREGMPVASEAQLIDIENTTSEDKDLRIVCTGMFGTKQTHALSEDVIFTTVVGESQVFFDENNDIRAVSADPNPKWTKGDIRFNETVVHTADGDFFPDQYSVRYADFVGSGSLSNPEFIYPLASRPSRKGPGFFATSTPFTVKANGTVRVDSVTCLSSDCVNENFVVDKTPAEEAEAVANYIKDPANLAKDLQDVIDFTGKYAGYMKIEHEDQNFEAYVNNNLPFQVFYQTFVSRSLDWTQKGYREIGFREIQDIFASMYYFAGMGNTEFVKKMLAGWIENVYEDGYTNHNFYWIGKEPGWWSDDGLWLLQALDRYLGLTDDYAFLEEEFVMAGTKEKKTDAGVKRKLKDTIKAILMYSGRISLGKHGIPLIDRADWNDCLRVDPDCISGKDKVAEYKEQIAAAGKAYGEVPYDSEFSESVMNGFLLKVALDAAQTMFRKIGDPAADDMKQLSDKLAENLRKFCWKDDFYCRVLFNRKDRTDISYLGAKGDGLAVEAGHPGTYFLNSFSWSLLAGVASEEEINTMLDSLDKYLKTPYGFRLCSTVDYPRIAPKIDVALYYPGDRENGGVFKHANMMACSAMLGAAKTVKDESLASRLADTAYWIIDKILPFNTLKSPFVTCGNPRWCTQYNNSQTGENIGPTLSGTSTWLLLSLFQCFGVEFTSEGLRVEPILRQTDRKLDVKVSVCGTTYDIHITKPEGFIRAQDGIKVSLDGAAVEGTLLPVATDGKTHQVEISF